One segment of Alistipes finegoldii DSM 17242 DNA contains the following:
- a CDS encoding helix-turn-helix domain-containing protein translates to MKYNYEIRLKAVKLVLEGGLSVREAGCHLGCGRSQVHLWVTLFERHGLAGLKLRHGSYSAEFKLSVLKHMHQNHLSLLETAVHFGIPGPFVIRQWERLYQNQGAEGLRRKPQRRRPAMSKSKTKKVKLKTTPHEELLKELEYLRAENAYLKKLQALVEERIVRESGKEPKPSKD, encoded by the coding sequence ATGAAATATAATTATGAGATTCGTTTAAAGGCCGTAAAACTGGTACTCGAAGGCGGACTTTCGGTTAGGGAAGCCGGATGTCACTTGGGCTGTGGCCGCTCGCAAGTTCACTTGTGGGTAACATTATTCGAGCGCCATGGCCTTGCCGGCCTTAAGCTGCGCCACGGTAGCTACAGTGCAGAATTTAAGTTGTCAGTTTTGAAGCATATGCACCAAAATCATCTATCTTTGCTGGAGACAGCAGTGCATTTCGGCATTCCGGGCCCTTTTGTTATTCGTCAATGGGAGCGGCTCTATCAAAACCAAGGTGCTGAAGGCCTGCGGCGTAAACCGCAAAGAAGGAGGCCGGCCATGAGTAAATCGAAGACTAAAAAAGTCAAACTCAAAACGACTCCGCACGAAGAGTTGCTTAAGGAACTGGAGTATCTTCGTGCCGAGAATGCTTACTTAAAAAAATTGCAGGCCTTAGTCGAGGAGCGCATTGTCCGCGAGAGCGGGAAAGAGCCCAAGCCATCGAAGGACTAA
- a CDS encoding IS3 family transposase, translating into MAGLSRGAHCPRERERAQAIEGLRPQCRLSVLLKAAGMARSTFYYHFRKSKQPDKYAREKESIIRLYHEHKGRYGYRRITVEMNKIGYAINHKTVLKLMNICGIKSQVRLRKYCSYKGQIGRIAPNLLQRDFAAEKPNQKWVTDLTEFSVCGVKLYLSPIMDLYNREIISYKIAERPNFMQIMKMLDDAFARIPDSPGIVLHSDQGWQYQMKQYQLRLRQKGITQSMSRKGNCLDNAAMESFFGLLKSELLYLQKFSSIDHFRKELEEYIDYYNNKRIKKYLNNMSPVQYRTHAI; encoded by the coding sequence ATTGCAGGCCTTAGTCGAGGAGCGCATTGTCCGCGAGAGCGGGAAAGAGCCCAAGCCATCGAAGGACTAAGGCCGCAGTGCCGGCTTTCAGTATTGCTCAAAGCCGCAGGGATGGCGCGAAGCACATTTTATTATCACTTCAGAAAATCAAAACAACCCGATAAATATGCTCGCGAAAAAGAGAGTATTATAAGGTTATATCACGAACATAAGGGGCGTTATGGTTATCGGCGCATTACCGTTGAAATGAATAAGATCGGATATGCGATAAATCACAAAACCGTACTTAAGCTGATGAATATTTGCGGGATAAAAAGTCAGGTCAGGCTCCGTAAATACTGTTCATACAAAGGACAGATCGGACGGATAGCGCCCAATCTTCTGCAACGCGACTTTGCAGCCGAAAAACCGAATCAGAAGTGGGTTACTGACCTTACGGAATTTTCGGTTTGCGGCGTAAAGTTATATCTATCGCCGATTATGGACTTATATAACCGGGAGATTATTAGCTATAAAATAGCTGAACGCCCTAACTTTATGCAGATCATGAAGATGCTGGACGATGCGTTTGCCAGAATACCGGATTCTCCGGGTATTGTCTTGCATTCCGACCAGGGCTGGCAGTATCAGATGAAGCAGTATCAGCTCCGTTTAAGACAGAAAGGTATTACACAGAGCATGTCGCGCAAGGGTAACTGTCTGGATAACGCTGCTATGGAAAGTTTCTTTGGATTATTGAAGTCCGAATTATTATATTTGCAAAAATTCTCATCCATAGACCATTTCCGAAAAGAATTGGAAGAATATATCGACTACTACAATAACAAGCGGATAAAGAAATACTTAAACAACATGAGCCCGGTACAATACCGAACTCATGCCATCTAA
- a CDS encoding phosphoadenosine phosphosulfate reductase family protein: protein MQTDILSYDKYLVQFSGGKDSSAVFLYLLEEGVSLNKIELWHQDIDGCGVAFFDWKITRNYCRCFAHAFGVPLYLQWKEGGFQRELLRKNARTAPTCFELTDGTVACSGGKRGNPGTRMKFPQLSGSLRTRWCSAYLKIDVCTAAIVNQSRFKGCRTLVLSGERGEESPQRARYAIWERDPSDLRESLKNARLVDRHRPIRDWPEKKVWAILEKYRIRVHPCYYMGWSRCSCLFCIFGNADQYASAACIEPLRMQQLIDLEQVLGCTVKRNKTLLDLCKTGRPYAAIDEQLRVLSSQEYYDLPVIMPSREKWILPAGAFAKK, encoded by the coding sequence ATGCAGACTGACATTCTCTCATACGATAAATACTTGGTTCAGTTCAGCGGCGGAAAAGACAGTTCCGCCGTTTTTCTTTACTTGCTCGAAGAAGGGGTTTCGCTTAACAAAATCGAACTTTGGCACCAAGACATCGACGGCTGCGGGGTGGCTTTCTTCGACTGGAAAATAACCCGCAATTACTGTCGCTGTTTTGCCCATGCTTTCGGAGTGCCTCTCTATTTGCAATGGAAAGAAGGCGGATTCCAACGGGAACTCTTGCGCAAGAATGCACGCACGGCCCCAACCTGCTTCGAACTTACGGATGGTACGGTGGCCTGCAGCGGTGGGAAACGCGGTAATCCCGGAACCCGGATGAAATTCCCGCAGCTCTCAGGCAGCCTCAGAACCCGATGGTGCAGCGCCTACCTGAAAATCGACGTTTGCACGGCCGCAATCGTAAATCAAAGCCGGTTCAAGGGGTGCCGCACACTGGTACTCTCCGGGGAACGGGGTGAGGAATCTCCCCAGCGTGCCCGATATGCAATATGGGAACGGGACCCCTCCGATCTGAGAGAAAGCCTGAAAAATGCTCGCCTTGTAGACCGCCACCGGCCCATCCGGGATTGGCCGGAAAAAAAGGTTTGGGCAATACTGGAGAAATACCGCATTCGCGTACACCCATGCTACTACATGGGCTGGTCCCGGTGCAGTTGCCTGTTTTGCATATTCGGGAATGCCGACCAGTATGCCAGTGCTGCGTGCATAGAACCTTTGCGTATGCAGCAGCTTATCGACCTTGAACAGGTCCTCGGATGTACTGTGAAACGTAACAAAACACTCCTCGATTTATGTAAAACCGGGAGACCTTATGCAGCCATTGATGAACAGCTCCGGGTACTTTCTTCGCAGGAGTATTATGACCTCCCGGTTATCATGCCATCGCGCGAGAAATGGATATTACCGGCCGGGGCTTTCGCCAAAAAGTAA
- a CDS encoding RNA polymerase sigma-70 factor, with amino-acid sequence MEYDDDKERLIRLSSGDHEAFRILFTRYQPGLKKYIAFIIKSDVAAEDIVQDIFIKIWILRKQMKAINSFRAYIYHIGKNAAFDYLRGYAVERNYRSHLKPEPRISQIEAYYFASEIESHVRMLVRKMPRQRYNVFLMSRRDGLNYHEIAHRLNISHKTVANHLHLALCEIKHELDEIYA; translated from the coding sequence ATGGAGTATGATGACGACAAAGAAAGATTAATCCGGTTATCGTCCGGAGATCACGAAGCGTTCCGAATTTTGTTTACGAGATACCAGCCGGGACTCAAAAAATATATTGCATTTATTATTAAATCGGATGTTGCTGCAGAGGACATCGTGCAAGACATCTTCATAAAGATTTGGATTCTTCGGAAACAGATGAAGGCAATAAATTCATTCCGGGCATATATATACCATATCGGAAAAAATGCCGCATTCGATTATCTCAGGGGGTATGCCGTGGAGCGTAATTACCGATCACATCTCAAGCCTGAGCCAAGAATATCACAGATCGAGGCATATTACTTTGCTTCCGAAATTGAAAGTCATGTTCGCATGCTGGTTCGTAAAATGCCTCGGCAGAGGTATAATGTTTTTCTGATGAGCAGGCGCGATGGGCTCAATTACCACGAGATAGCTCATAGATTGAATATATCGCATAAAACGGTTGCCAATCATTTGCATCTTGCGCTCTGCGAGATTAAGCATGAGTTAGATGAGATATATGCATGA
- a CDS encoding transcriptional regulator, which yields MAKQNNDCWRRIETVLKDVNMSTNYLAKHIGLLRGENLYQIKRGNNKISIDVARRINQKFPEYSIPWLMFGIDDVDGIPGVMRVPYYNSVWSIDCPMKKRPERELVISEMVANGAQVAAYFEGNDTMSEKYLQHTILFLRQITVDSIIFGRIYYVISSRIRLLCIVGEGSASDCLCLHDINSDSVKVEIQCDEIRAIWDLCGVYKHFDNR from the coding sequence ATGGCAAAACAGAACAATGATTGTTGGCGGCGGATTGAAACGGTGCTGAAGGATGTCAATATGTCAACTAATTATTTAGCAAAACATATCGGTCTGTTGCGCGGGGAAAATCTCTATCAGATAAAGCGGGGTAACAACAAGATAAGCATCGATGTCGCCCGGAGAATTAATCAGAAGTTTCCGGAATACTCGATTCCATGGCTGATGTTTGGCATCGATGACGTGGATGGCATTCCCGGTGTAATGCGTGTTCCGTATTATAATTCGGTTTGGTCGATAGACTGTCCAATGAAAAAAAGACCTGAAAGAGAGCTGGTCATTTCCGAGATGGTAGCAAACGGGGCACAAGTCGCAGCATATTTTGAGGGCAACGATACAATGTCTGAGAAATATCTCCAACACACGATCCTGTTTCTTCGGCAAATCACTGTAGATTCAATTATTTTCGGCAGGATTTACTATGTTATTTCGTCCCGGATTCGTTTGTTGTGTATTGTCGGTGAAGGCTCTGCATCAGATTGTCTATGTCTCCACGATATTAATTCAGATTCCGTAAAGGTTGAGATACAGTGTGATGAGATTCGGGCAATATGGGACCTTTGCGGAGTTTATAAACACTTCGATAACCGTTGA
- a CDS encoding JAB-like toxin 1 domain-containing protein, with the protein MKPKLLTSAICIIALFSVDLTYGYHPISPYAYCMGNPIRFVDPDGQDVWEMDYNGRVKWISQSEEHTMYALNKDGNRTGQSITIQDRAIFDGLTATGEASDYAASFTGGNPTELASVFLFGADNSNAEWRFSRYDEGNGDQYAIGTVHNDGLAISPEQMGFARENEIAFIHSHPGNYKSVTGPFSEHSSMGSLPGGRIIQPSDSWNVYNNSDRYPGNRNSFVYFPNSSNIYHVRGVQAPALIRNVSNHNYNGRKLFWGTLNGR; encoded by the coding sequence ATGAAACCTAAACTTTTGACCTCAGCGATTTGCATTATCGCATTATTTTCAGTAGATTTGACATACGGCTATCATCCGATTTCACCGTATGCGTATTGTATGGGAAATCCTATTCGATTTGTCGATCCTGATGGACAGGATGTTTGGGAAATGGATTATAATGGAAGGGTAAAATGGATAAGCCAAAGTGAAGAACATACCATGTATGCTCTAAACAAGGATGGTAATAGAACTGGACAATCCATTACGATCCAAGACAGAGCTATTTTTGATGGCCTTACGGCCACAGGAGAAGCAAGCGATTATGCGGCGAGCTTTACAGGAGGAAATCCTACCGAATTAGCTTCAGTCTTTCTTTTTGGCGCAGATAACTCAAATGCTGAATGGAGATTTAGCCGGTATGACGAAGGCAATGGAGACCAATATGCGATTGGAACCGTTCATAATGATGGTTTGGCAATTTCGCCCGAACAGATGGGGTTTGCACGCGAAAACGAGATCGCTTTTATCCATTCGCATCCCGGAAATTATAAATCGGTAACAGGTCCGTTTAGTGAGCATAGCAGCATGGGGTCGCTGCCCGGTGGGAGAATAATACAACCGTCCGACTCTTGGAATGTTTACAATAACTCCGACCGTTATCCGGGTAACAGGAACTCATTCGTGTATTTTCCGAATTCCAGTAATATATATCATGTACGAGGCGTGCAGGCACCTGCATTAATACGAAATGTGAGTAACCACAATTACAATGGTAGGAAACTATTTTGGGGAACACTTAATGGCAGATAA
- a CDS encoding SOS response-associated peptidase produces MCFFTSLSANAAAVAKKYGKQLDIIEAARQILAEQEQEERARQEAGPEHKVSVYDIRLAEDIYVIPAYAEPQCVIVSGSDKLQVMQWGLIPRMAKPEDAERYNRENLFKNARAETLFEKWPWRMLWQHNRCIIPVTGFFEPHRLPNGKAQYYYTTLKDQEIFSIAGLWDEWTNPQTGEKVLSFVLITTDANAMMRKIHNGGSNPFRMPKILTSEQERLWLDPTIASKEAVTDLLTVYPEEEMTAWPVRQKFNYGDPFDEGIIEPVAEQQNLGL; encoded by the coding sequence ATGTGTTTCTTCACCTCTCTATCAGCAAATGCGGCAGCCGTAGCTAAAAAGTACGGCAAGCAGTTGGATATTATCGAAGCAGCCCGGCAGATACTCGCCGAGCAGGAACAGGAAGAAAGGGCCAGGCAGGAAGCCGGCCCCGAACACAAGGTTAGTGTCTACGACATTCGATTGGCCGAGGATATATACGTCATTCCCGCTTACGCCGAGCCGCAATGTGTCATTGTTTCCGGGAGCGACAAACTCCAAGTAATGCAATGGGGGCTGATTCCACGAATGGCGAAGCCTGAGGATGCAGAACGTTATAACCGGGAAAACCTGTTCAAAAACGCAAGGGCCGAAACCCTTTTTGAGAAGTGGCCGTGGCGAATGCTGTGGCAGCATAACCGGTGCATCATTCCCGTAACCGGATTTTTCGAGCCGCACAGACTGCCGAACGGAAAGGCGCAGTACTACTATACCACTTTAAAGGATCAGGAAATTTTCTCGATCGCCGGGCTTTGGGACGAATGGACGAATCCCCAGACCGGAGAGAAGGTGCTGTCGTTCGTCTTGATTACGACCGATGCCAACGCCATGATGCGTAAGATCCACAACGGCGGCAGTAATCCCTTCCGGATGCCGAAGATACTCACTTCGGAGCAGGAGCGTTTGTGGCTCGATCCGACGATCGCTTCGAAGGAAGCCGTCACTGATCTGCTCACGGTATATCCCGAAGAAGAAATGACGGCATGGCCCGTGAGGCAGAAGTTCAACTATGGAGATCCTTTTGACGAAGGAATTATTGAACCGGTTGCGGAACAACAAAATCTCGGATTGTAG
- a CDS encoding Y-family DNA polymerase has product MSQKLLPLNPRQMVGLADGNSFYCSCEESVQPWLYGKPIIVASNNDGCAIAMNRLAKKYVKMGDAMFQITDTIREHGIVTFSSNYELYGDLSNRMHSIFSSYTPNYERYSIDEGFLDFTGMEGFDFEKLGRDIIRSTRRGIGIPICLGIAPTKVLAKAANKLAKTDDARRGLYIIDTEEKRVEALKKLPIGDVWGIGRRHEKRLTAMGIRTAYDFSVLPREWVRKNMTVVCDRLWREMNGTPCISLELAPPDKQEICTSRAFGKMTSDFNEVKAAVVRYLSSSARKLRDQHSYARRIYVGIETNPFNEYQRQTYRGLQIEFPVPTDNTFEMIPYAMTLLKAIWPTYSLGERPFLFKRATVTLSDLIPAEAMQLNMFHQEPNIEQLRRLQAAVDEVNGPLNLDSRLVVLGAELTGQNNTRLRREMLSKCPTTKWSDRIDIAI; this is encoded by the coding sequence ATGAGTCAGAAACTATTGCCCCTGAATCCCCGTCAGATGGTCGGCCTTGCCGATGGAAATTCTTTCTACTGCTCCTGCGAGGAATCCGTTCAGCCGTGGCTTTACGGAAAGCCTATCATCGTAGCCTCGAACAATGACGGCTGTGCGATAGCCATGAACCGGCTGGCGAAGAAATACGTCAAGATGGGTGACGCGATGTTTCAGATAACGGACACCATCCGGGAACACGGCATCGTCACGTTCTCTTCTAACTACGAGCTTTATGGGGATTTGAGTAACCGTATGCACAGTATATTTTCATCTTACACCCCGAATTATGAGCGGTATAGCATCGACGAAGGGTTCCTCGATTTCACGGGGATGGAAGGATTCGATTTCGAGAAGCTGGGGCGCGACATCATTCGCTCCACCCGGCGCGGAATCGGCATCCCGATCTGTCTGGGTATCGCCCCGACGAAGGTATTGGCCAAAGCCGCAAACAAGCTCGCCAAGACGGACGATGCCCGGCGGGGGCTCTACATTATCGACACGGAAGAAAAGCGCGTGGAAGCGCTGAAAAAGCTGCCTATAGGCGATGTGTGGGGCATCGGACGGCGGCATGAAAAGCGGCTGACGGCGATGGGCATCCGCACGGCCTACGATTTCTCCGTTCTGCCGCGCGAATGGGTGCGCAAGAACATGACCGTTGTGTGCGATCGCCTCTGGCGCGAGATGAACGGGACGCCCTGCATCAGTCTGGAACTGGCGCCGCCCGACAAGCAGGAGATATGCACGTCGCGGGCATTCGGGAAAATGACTTCCGATTTCAACGAGGTAAAGGCCGCCGTGGTCCGTTACCTCAGCTCCTCGGCCCGCAAGCTCCGCGACCAGCATTCCTATGCCCGGCGCATCTACGTCGGTATCGAAACAAATCCCTTCAACGAATACCAGCGGCAGACCTACCGGGGGCTGCAGATTGAGTTCCCCGTACCTACGGACAATACGTTTGAGATGATCCCGTATGCCATGACGCTGCTCAAAGCGATCTGGCCGACCTATTCTCTCGGTGAGAGACCGTTCCTGTTCAAACGGGCGACGGTAACTCTTTCGGACCTTATTCCGGCCGAAGCGATGCAGCTTAACATGTTTCATCAGGAGCCCAACATCGAGCAATTACGACGCCTGCAGGCTGCCGTGGACGAGGTGAACGGTCCGCTGAACCTCGACAGCCGGCTTGTGGTGCTGGGCGCGGAGTTGACCGGGCAGAATAACACCCGGCTGCGGCGCGAAATGCTTTCGAAATGTCCTACGACCAAATGGAGTGACCGGATAGATATTGCCATCTAA
- a CDS encoding S24 family peptidase — protein MNIHFDIYGLVTVKAKSLPYVSEGIPAGFPSPATDYIGDRIDLNEVLILNPGATYYARIRDYYMVEEELEQGDGILFDTSLAPHTGDLALCEVCGERVLKYIRKKGRELWLLGGGTDDTLPVDGETEARVLGVVTVVIKVRRFKRRRTRLIDRLPQKEQPALFERRAIRASFFPESDVSAEGLIDLNEELIPNPVSTFFGKVKGLSLIDDDIEDSDSVIVDRMLEPQWGDLAVCVTTEGFTMKYVELRDNGEIWLMPGNKDYAPIQITEDNERLLWGIVTHSIRQLRVKKGGKK, from the coding sequence ATGAATATTCATTTCGATATATACGGACTTGTTACGGTAAAGGCCAAATCGCTGCCCTACGTCAGCGAGGGAATTCCGGCGGGATTCCCCTCGCCGGCCACGGACTATATCGGCGACCGCATCGACCTGAACGAAGTCCTAATACTCAATCCGGGTGCGACCTACTATGCCCGCATTCGGGACTACTATATGGTCGAAGAAGAACTCGAACAGGGCGACGGCATCCTCTTCGACACGAGCCTTGCCCCGCATACCGGGGACCTCGCACTCTGCGAGGTCTGCGGCGAGCGCGTGCTGAAATACATCCGCAAAAAGGGGCGCGAGCTATGGCTTCTCGGCGGCGGAACGGACGACACGCTTCCTGTCGACGGCGAAACCGAAGCGCGGGTGCTGGGCGTCGTTACGGTCGTCATCAAAGTCCGGAGGTTCAAGCGACGGCGCACACGCCTTATCGACCGCCTGCCGCAGAAGGAACAACCCGCGCTGTTCGAGCGGCGGGCGATCCGAGCTTCGTTTTTTCCGGAGAGCGATGTTTCCGCCGAGGGGCTTATCGACCTGAACGAAGAGCTGATTCCCAACCCGGTCAGCACCTTCTTCGGAAAGGTAAAGGGCCTCTCCCTGATTGACGACGACATCGAGGACAGCGATTCGGTGATTGTAGACCGGATGCTCGAACCCCAGTGGGGAGACCTTGCCGTATGCGTCACTACCGAGGGTTTCACCATGAAATACGTTGAATTGCGCGACAACGGGGAGATCTGGCTGATGCCCGGCAACAAGGATTACGCTCCAATTCAAATTACCGAAGACAATGAACGCCTGCTCTGGGGTATCGTAACCCATTCCATCCGGCAATTAAGGGTAAAGAAGGGAGGTAAGAAATGA
- a CDS encoding tetratricopeptide repeat protein, which produces MINGTNRILTIIILIIGISTGCSGNKTVESQLSRAEQVMQSLPDSALRIIENIDTDDISRRSTRARYALLYSQALDKNYIDQTNDSLIRIAGKYYRSQGNIRAQVLTGYYHSRILCNNGDYTRALLLLLRIEDKAQELNDPYLLGMLYHQISEIYTTRYDYPNKLKFAQQAYDSYLSAGLKNHCGYALFDIGEAYFNLEDYDNAFENYKKSLYIAIEEQDSVMQRSCLSNIAMACVGQREPENAIAALWQIKQQLHEDWDDQEYISMANAYLIANRLDSAQYYLNMAEIRHDDDPIAIARLKSAAARIHIRTRELTKAATEFQYCLSAQDSLFRIALQESYASLHRDYLDKRQRVAHRMLLIMRQRIWLASALFITIILFVGFIAFVNFRKRQLTVAKYMSAIEDINNAKKILMVKLDSQQQSDTTELRRIIKDRYSVIDQLASTYYERQGMDEQKAIYNKVKNLLDSYASDEKGKQEIERIVNLCYDNVMQKVREELPTLKDWERDLLCYVYAGFSLRVISVFTGDSINYVAVKKSRLKTKIAESDAPSKDFFISLI; this is translated from the coding sequence ATGATAAACGGAACAAACAGAATACTGACAATCATTATCCTGATCATTGGGATAAGTACTGGATGTTCGGGAAATAAAACCGTCGAATCGCAGTTGTCCCGAGCCGAGCAGGTGATGCAATCATTGCCGGACAGTGCCCTTCGAATCATTGAAAATATCGATACAGACGATATTTCACGCCGTAGTACCCGTGCCCGCTATGCACTCCTGTATTCCCAGGCCCTCGACAAGAATTACATCGATCAGACAAATGATTCACTCATTCGTATCGCCGGTAAATACTACCGTTCACAAGGCAATATACGAGCCCAAGTTCTTACAGGTTACTATCATAGCAGAATTTTATGCAATAACGGAGATTATACACGGGCACTGTTACTTCTCCTGCGAATAGAAGATAAAGCTCAGGAGTTGAACGATCCTTACTTGCTGGGTATGTTATATCATCAAATCAGCGAGATATATACCACACGCTATGATTACCCCAATAAATTGAAATTCGCACAACAGGCATACGACAGCTATCTCAGTGCTGGTCTGAAAAATCATTGCGGGTATGCACTTTTCGATATTGGCGAAGCATACTTCAACTTGGAAGACTATGACAATGCTTTCGAAAACTATAAAAAATCACTCTACATAGCTATTGAAGAACAGGATTCAGTTATGCAGCGTTCCTGTCTCAGCAATATCGCAATGGCATGCGTTGGGCAACGTGAACCCGAAAATGCGATTGCGGCGTTATGGCAGATTAAGCAACAACTGCATGAAGATTGGGATGACCAAGAATATATCTCTATGGCTAATGCTTATCTTATTGCCAATCGACTGGACAGTGCGCAATATTACCTGAACATGGCCGAAATTCGGCATGATGACGATCCTATTGCTATTGCACGATTGAAAAGCGCAGCAGCACGAATTCATATCAGAACCCGCGAATTGACGAAAGCCGCAACTGAATTTCAATATTGTCTTTCTGCCCAAGATTCGCTATTCAGAATAGCCCTGCAGGAGTCTTATGCAAGTTTGCATCGGGATTATCTCGACAAACGGCAACGAGTTGCCCATCGTATGCTACTTATCATGCGGCAGCGTATCTGGCTTGCATCGGCTCTGTTCATCACTATAATACTCTTTGTAGGATTCATCGCTTTTGTGAACTTTCGCAAACGGCAGCTAACCGTTGCAAAATATATGTCGGCCATCGAAGATATAAATAATGCCAAGAAAATTTTGATGGTTAAACTCGATTCGCAGCAACAATCGGATACGACTGAATTACGGCGTATAATCAAAGATCGGTACTCTGTAATCGACCAACTCGCCTCTACTTATTACGAGCGTCAGGGCATGGACGAGCAAAAAGCCATTTACAATAAGGTAAAGAATTTGCTTGATTCCTATGCCTCTGATGAGAAAGGAAAACAGGAAATCGAACGAATCGTAAACCTCTGCTACGATAACGTGATGCAAAAGGTCCGAGAGGAATTACCGACTTTGAAAGATTGGGAACGCGATCTGCTTTGCTATGTGTACGCCGGTTTTTCGCTGCGTGTAATCAGTGTGTTCACCGGAGACAGTATCAACTATGTGGCAGTAAAAAAATCCCGTCTGAAGACAAAAATCGCCGAATCCGACGCTCCGTCAAAGGATTTTTTCATCAGTTTGATATAG
- a CDS encoding DUF3244 domain-containing protein: MKTFTLILAVLMLVPAIPFASSLCESEYSCMTGKKDKNHQHTFEIMITSGRPRPTRPRMIVPTPITCIYDAQSESLNFVFSENLGGVTITIANTTTGTVIYDMCSTTPGNCKVMLPDEEGEYQILLEGDHGEIYSGVFDL; encoded by the coding sequence ATGAAAACCTTTACTCTAATCCTCGCTGTTCTGATGCTGGTTCCGGCGATTCCTTTTGCCAGTTCTCTATGTGAATCGGAATACTCCTGTATGACCGGGAAAAAAGACAAAAATCATCAGCACACCTTCGAAATTATGATTACCTCTGGCCGGCCACGCCCTACGCGCCCCCGGATGATCGTTCCGACTCCCATTACCTGCATTTATGACGCACAGTCGGAATCTCTGAACTTCGTATTTTCTGAAAATCTCGGAGGAGTTACTATTACCATCGCAAATACTACTACGGGAACCGTCATCTATGACATGTGTTCAACCACTCCTGGAAACTGTAAGGTCATGTTGCCGGATGAAGAAGGCGAATACCAGATACTACTTGAAGGAGATCACGGAGAAATCTACTCCGGAGTATTCGATCTGTAA
- a CDS encoding outer membrane beta-barrel protein: MKKLILALALLCAFQSNAQSTPSAKRSDCEVRRFEGEIGVGINFGADKLNFNSNRIGATFFAEGRYNLQRLPIDVGLQIAGSIFHRDADNAGNLEFQTWNVLAVTDYNFRRCNKVSFFAGFGLGYTALDTSGPIRFDNSNPNWAGFSTGDKKGSFCFMPRVGVELFHRLRFTFDYKLQEKANRHFDLTVGFVFGGGRK, translated from the coding sequence ATGAAAAAACTAATTCTTGCATTGGCATTGCTATGCGCCTTCCAAAGTAATGCCCAAAGCACCCCGTCAGCAAAAAGATCCGATTGTGAAGTAAGACGGTTCGAAGGCGAAATCGGCGTGGGAATCAATTTCGGAGCCGATAAACTGAATTTCAACAGCAATAGGATCGGTGCTACATTTTTTGCCGAAGGACGCTATAACCTACAGCGGCTTCCAATAGATGTCGGACTACAGATTGCAGGATCGATTTTTCATCGAGATGCAGACAATGCCGGGAATCTGGAATTCCAAACATGGAACGTACTGGCTGTAACGGACTACAATTTCAGAAGGTGTAACAAAGTATCATTCTTTGCAGGCTTCGGCCTTGGCTATACCGCTTTGGACACCTCCGGACCTATCCGCTTTGACAATTCAAATCCCAACTGGGCCGGTTTTTCCACGGGAGACAAAAAAGGATCATTCTGTTTCATGCCGCGTGTCGGTGTTGAACTGTTCCACCGTTTGCGCTTTACCTTCGACTATAAGTTACAGGAAAAGGCAAACCGGCATTTCGATCTTACCGTAGGTTTTGTTTTCGGCGGTGGACGAAAATAA